From a single Rhizobium lusitanum genomic region:
- the rpsH gene encoding 30S ribosomal protein S8 translates to MTMTDPLGDMLTRIRNGASRRKSSVSTPASKLRARVLDVLQAEGYIRGYSVVDFGNGKSELSIELKYYEGSSVIREIGRVSKPGRRVYVSVKSIPQVANGLGIIILSTPKGVMADHQAREQNVGGEVLCSVF, encoded by the coding sequence ATGACTATGACTGATCCTTTGGGCGATATGCTCACACGCATCCGCAATGGCGCTTCGCGTCGCAAGTCGTCGGTTTCGACGCCTGCTTCCAAGCTCCGTGCACGCGTTCTCGATGTTCTCCAGGCTGAAGGCTACATCCGTGGCTACTCTGTCGTCGATTTCGGCAACGGCAAGTCTGAGCTCAGCATCGAACTCAAGTACTATGAAGGCTCATCGGTGATCCGCGAGATCGGCCGAGTGTCTAAGCCGGGCCGCCGAGTTTATGTCTCGGTTAAGTCCATTCCGCAGGTCGCGAACGGTCTCGGTATCATCATCCTTTCGACTCCGAAGGGTGTGATGGCCGATCACCAGGCTCGTGAACAGAATGTTGGTGGTGAGGTTCTTTGCTCGGTCTTCTAA
- the rpsQ gene encoding 30S ribosomal protein S17 — MPKRILQGVVVSDKNEKTVVVRVERRFAHPLLQKTVRRSKKYKAHDENNQYKVGDNVSIEECAPISKDKTWTVVSAQSSNRISLRPLRLGEISV; from the coding sequence ATGCCGAAGCGCATTCTGCAGGGCGTCGTGGTCAGCGACAAGAACGAGAAGACGGTAGTTGTCCGCGTTGAGCGTCGTTTCGCTCACCCGCTGCTCCAGAAGACCGTTCGTCGTTCCAAAAAGTACAAGGCCCACGACGAGAACAATCAGTACAAGGTCGGCGACAACGTTTCCATCGAGGAATGCGCGCCGATCTCCAAAGACAAGACCTGGACGGTCGTTTCCGCCCAGTCAAGTAACAGAATTTCGCTCAGGCCCTTGCGTCTGGGCGAAATATCTGTATGA
- the rplV gene encoding 50S ribosomal protein L22, whose amino-acid sequence MGKAKAERRLKDNEAQAIARTLRVSPQKLNLVAASIRGKKVDRALAELEFSRKRIAGAVKKTLESAIANAENNHDLDVDSLVVAEAYVGKSIVMKRFHARGRGRASRIERPFAHLTIVVREVEAVEAQGEAA is encoded by the coding sequence ATGGGCAAGGCAAAAGCCGAACGCCGGCTGAAGGATAATGAAGCGCAGGCAATTGCGCGCACGCTCCGCGTCAGCCCGCAGAAGCTCAACCTGGTTGCAGCATCTATCCGCGGCAAGAAGGTTGATCGTGCACTCGCAGAGCTGGAATTCTCCCGCAAGCGTATCGCAGGCGCCGTCAAGAAGACGCTTGAATCTGCGATCGCCAATGCTGAGAACAACCATGATCTCGACGTTGATTCGCTGGTCGTAGCGGAAGCCTACGTCGGCAAGTCGATCGTCATGAAGCGTTTCCACGCTCGTGGCCGTGGCCGTGCGTCTCGCATCGAGCGTCCGTTCGCCCACCTGACGATCGTTGTTCGTGAAGTGGAAGCGGTTGAAGCTCAAGGGGAGGCTGCATAA
- the rpsM gene encoding 30S ribosomal protein S13, translating to MARIAGVNIPTAKRVVIALRYIHGIGPKFAQEICEKVGIPAERRVNQLTDAEVLQIRETIDRDYQVEGDLRRDTSMNIKRLMDLGSYRGLRHRRSLPVRGQRTHTNARTRKGPAKAIAGKKK from the coding sequence GTGGCTCGTATCGCTGGCGTCAACATCCCGACCGCAAAGCGCGTAGTTATTGCGCTTCGCTACATTCACGGGATCGGACCGAAGTTTGCACAGGAAATCTGCGAGAAGGTCGGTATTCCGGCTGAGCGTCGCGTCAACCAGTTGACGGACGCTGAAGTTCTGCAGATCCGCGAAACCATCGATCGCGATTATCAGGTCGAAGGCGACCTTCGTCGTGATACTTCGATGAACATCAAGCGTCTGATGGACCTTGGCAGCTACCGTGGCCTGCGCCATCGTCGCAGCCTTCCGGTTCGCGGCCAGCGCACCCATACCAATGCCCGCACCCGCAAGGGTCCGGCAAAGGCTATTGCTGGTAAGAAGAAGTAA
- the rplF gene encoding 50S ribosomal protein L6 has protein sequence MSRIGKKPVQVPAGITASVDGQKVTAKGPKGELFFVANDEIGLKLEDNAIVVTPLSNSKDARSKWGMSRTMIENILKGVKDGYERKLEINGVGYRAALQGKNLQLALGFSHDVVYEPPEGITIAVPKPTEIVVTGINKQQVGQVAAEIREYRGPEPYKGKGVKYAGERIVRKEGKKK, from the coding sequence ATGTCTCGTATCGGTAAGAAGCCCGTTCAGGTGCCTGCAGGAATCACCGCCTCGGTTGATGGCCAAAAGGTGACTGCTAAGGGCCCCAAGGGCGAACTGTTTTTCGTTGCTAACGACGAAATCGGTCTCAAGCTGGAAGATAATGCAATTGTCGTAACGCCGCTTAGCAACTCCAAGGATGCTCGTTCGAAGTGGGGCATGTCCCGCACGATGATCGAAAACATCCTGAAGGGTGTTAAGGACGGCTACGAGCGGAAGCTCGAAATCAACGGCGTCGGCTACCGTGCCGCCCTGCAGGGCAAGAACCTGCAGCTCGCGCTCGGATTCAGCCACGACGTGGTTTATGAGCCGCCGGAAGGCATTACGATTGCTGTGCCGAAGCCGACGGAAATCGTCGTCACCGGCATCAACAAGCAGCAGGTCGGCCAAGTTGCCGCTGAAATCCGCGAATACCGCGGTCCTGAGCCTTACAAGGGCAAGGGCGTTAAGTATGCCGGCGAGCGGATCGTCCGCAAAGAAGGCAAGAAGAAGTAA
- the rpsE gene encoding 30S ribosomal protein S5: MAQEKRGSRDDRQSRDERDSEFVDKLVAINRVAKVVKGGRRFGFAALVVVGDQKGRVGFGHGKAREVPEAIRKATESAKRDLIFVPLRDGRTLHHDVHGRHGAGKVLLRSAKVGTGIIAGGPMRAVFETLGVHDVVAKSTGSSNPYNMVRATFDALKHQVHPKDIAAQRGIKYATLQSRRSASGNASEE, from the coding sequence ATGGCACAGGAAAAGAGGGGCTCGCGGGATGACCGTCAGAGCCGTGACGAGCGCGATAGCGAATTCGTCGACAAGCTGGTAGCGATCAATCGCGTCGCCAAGGTTGTAAAGGGTGGCCGCCGTTTCGGTTTCGCCGCTCTCGTCGTTGTTGGTGACCAGAAGGGCCGCGTAGGCTTCGGTCATGGCAAGGCACGCGAAGTGCCGGAAGCCATCCGTAAGGCCACCGAAAGCGCCAAGCGCGACCTGATCTTCGTACCGCTGCGTGACGGCCGTACGCTGCATCATGACGTCCATGGCCGTCATGGCGCCGGCAAGGTTCTGCTGCGCTCGGCCAAGGTCGGTACCGGTATCATCGCCGGCGGCCCGATGCGCGCTGTTTTCGAAACGCTCGGCGTTCATGACGTCGTTGCGAAGTCGACCGGTTCGTCGAACCCTTACAACATGGTTCGCGCCACGTTCGACGCCCTGAAGCACCAGGTTCACCCGAAGGACATCGCAGCTCAGCGCGGCATCAAGTATGCCACTCTGCAGTCTCGTCGTTCCGCTTCGGGCAATGCCTCCGAAGAATAA
- the rplP gene encoding 50S ribosomal protein L16: MLQPKRTKYRKQFKGRIKGVAKGGSDLAFGEFGLKSQEPNRVNAREIEAARRAITRHMKRAGRVWIRVFPDVPVTKKPTEVRMGKGKGSVEYWACKVKPGRMMFEIDGVSEEIAREALRLGSAKLSVKTRFVQRIAE, from the coding sequence ATGTTGCAGCCAAAGCGTACGAAGTACCGGAAGCAATTTAAGGGTCGCATCAAGGGCGTTGCCAAGGGCGGTTCTGATCTCGCATTCGGCGAATTCGGCCTGAAGTCGCAGGAACCCAACCGCGTCAACGCTCGCGAGATCGAAGCGGCTCGCCGCGCGATCACGCGTCACATGAAGCGTGCCGGCCGTGTATGGATCCGGGTGTTCCCGGATGTTCCGGTAACCAAGAAGCCGACCGAAGTCCGTATGGGTAAGGGTAAAGGCTCTGTCGAATACTGGGCATGCAAGGTCAAGCCCGGCCGTATGATGTTCGAGATCGATGGTGTAAGCGAAGAAATCGCTCGTGAGGCTCTGCGCCTCGGTTCCGCCAAGCTCTCGGTCAAGACGCGCTTCGTGCAGCGCATTGCAGAGTAA
- the rpmD gene encoding 50S ribosomal protein L30, protein MAKTTKKANANATVTVEQIGSPIRRPDVQQKTLIGLGLNKMHRRRTLEDTPAVRGMIRAVQHLVRVVEEK, encoded by the coding sequence ATGGCCAAGACGACCAAGAAGGCTAACGCCAATGCGACCGTTACGGTCGAGCAGATTGGCAGCCCCATCCGCCGTCCGGATGTTCAGCAGAAGACGCTGATCGGTCTCGGACTGAACAAGATGCACCGTCGCCGCACGCTGGAAGATACTCCAGCTGTCCGTGGCATGATCCGTGCAGTCCAGCATCTCGTTCGCGTTGTCGAAGAGAAGTGA
- the rplE gene encoding 50S ribosomal protein L5: MAEVKYEPRLKKEYVARIRAAMQEQFSYANEMQIPKLDKIVINMGVGEATADSKKPTVAAADLAAIAGQKPVITHARNSIAGFKVRENMPIGAKVTLRGARMYEFLDRLINIALPRVRDFRGLNPKSFDGRGNFAMGIKEHIVFPEINYDKVDQMWGMDIIVCTTATADDEARALLKEFNFPFRQ, from the coding sequence ATGGCTGAGGTAAAGTACGAGCCGCGGCTCAAGAAAGAATACGTTGCCCGCATTCGTGCGGCGATGCAGGAGCAGTTCTCCTACGCCAACGAAATGCAGATCCCGAAGCTTGATAAGATCGTGATCAACATGGGCGTGGGCGAAGCAACGGCTGATTCGAAGAAGCCGACTGTTGCTGCCGCCGACCTTGCAGCGATTGCCGGCCAGAAGCCGGTTATCACGCATGCTCGCAACTCCATCGCAGGCTTCAAGGTCCGCGAAAATATGCCAATCGGCGCCAAGGTAACCCTTCGCGGCGCCCGCATGTACGAGTTTCTGGATCGTCTGATCAACATCGCGCTCCCGCGCGTTCGCGACTTTCGTGGCCTGAACCCGAAAAGCTTTGACGGTCGTGGCAACTTCGCCATGGGCATCAAGGAACACATTGTGTTCCCTGAGATCAACTACGATAAGGTTGATCAGATGTGGGGCATGGACATCATCGTTTGCACGACGGCGACCGCGGATGACGAAGCTCGGGCTCTTCTGAAAGAGTTCAACTTCCCGTTCCGTCAATAA
- the rpsC gene encoding 30S ribosomal protein S3, with protein sequence MGQKINPIGFRLGINRTWDSRWFADNAEYGQLLHEDLKMRKFVMDELKQAGISKVVIERPHKKCRVTIHSARPGLIIGKKGADIDKLRKKLSDMTNSETHLNIVEVRKPEIDAVLVAQSIAQQLERRVAFRRAMKRAVQSAMRLGAEGIKITCGGRLGGAEIARTEWYREGRVPLHTLRADIDYGTAEAETAFGICGIKVWIFKGEILEHDPMASERRALEGDAQGPASRDRDRDRRRDNA encoded by the coding sequence ATGGGTCAGAAAATCAATCCAATCGGTTTTCGTCTCGGCATCAACCGTACTTGGGATAGCCGCTGGTTTGCGGACAACGCCGAGTATGGTCAGCTTCTCCACGAAGATCTGAAGATGCGTAAGTTCGTCATGGACGAACTGAAGCAGGCTGGTATCTCCAAGGTGGTCATCGAGCGTCCGCACAAGAAGTGCCGCGTCACGATCCACTCGGCTCGTCCGGGCCTGATCATCGGCAAGAAGGGCGCAGACATCGACAAGCTTCGCAAGAAGCTGTCGGACATGACGAATTCCGAAACGCACCTCAACATCGTTGAAGTACGCAAGCCGGAAATCGACGCTGTTCTGGTTGCCCAGTCGATCGCTCAGCAGCTCGAACGCCGCGTGGCGTTCCGTCGCGCCATGAAGCGCGCTGTTCAGTCCGCAATGCGTCTTGGCGCCGAAGGCATCAAGATCACCTGCGGTGGCCGTCTTGGCGGCGCTGAAATCGCTCGTACGGAATGGTATCGCGAAGGTCGCGTGCCGTTGCATACGCTGCGCGCCGATATCGATTACGGTACGGCTGAAGCAGAAACCGCATTCGGCATCTGCGGCATCAAGGTTTGGATCTTCAAGGGCGAAATCCTTGAGCATGATCCGATGGCCTCCGAACGCCGTGCGCTGGAAGGCGACGCCCAGGGTCCGGCTAGCCGTGATCGCGATAGAGACCGCCGCCGCGATAACGCTTAA
- the rplR gene encoding 50S ribosomal protein L18, producing MASRKEALARRANRVRRQLKSVANGRPRLSVHRSSKNIYVQVIDDVAGKTLASASTLDKDLRGSLKTGADTAAAALVGKLVAERASKAGVKEVVFDRGAFIYHGRIKALAEAAREGGLSF from the coding sequence ATGGCTAGCAGGAAAGAAGCACTTGCACGTCGTGCCAACCGCGTGCGTCGTCAACTTAAGTCGGTGGCCAATGGCCGCCCGCGCCTGTCGGTTCATCGCTCGTCGAAGAACATCTACGTCCAGGTCATCGATGATGTGGCCGGCAAGACGCTTGCGTCTGCCTCCACCCTCGACAAGGATCTGCGCGGTTCTCTGAAGACCGGTGCCGACACCGCAGCCGCCGCCCTCGTTGGCAAGCTCGTAGCCGAGCGTGCTTCCAAGGCAGGCGTCAAGGAAGTCGTGTTCGATCGCGGCGCCTTTATCTACCACGGCCGTATCAAGGCCTTGGCTGAAGCAGCCCGCGAAGGCGGCCTGTCCTTCTGA
- the rpsN gene encoding 30S ribosomal protein S14, which produces MAKTSAVEKNKRRRNTVATQSAKRAALKATIMNQSLPIEDRFKATLKLASLPRDGSKTRVRNRCEISGRPRAYYRKLRMSRIALRELGNFGKVPGIVKSSW; this is translated from the coding sequence ATGGCGAAGACAAGCGCAGTTGAAAAGAACAAGCGCCGCCGCAATACGGTTGCCACTCAATCCGCGAAGCGGGCTGCTCTGAAGGCAACCATCATGAACCAGTCTCTCCCGATCGAAGACCGGTTCAAGGCCACACTGAAGCTGGCATCGCTCCCGCGCGATGGATCGAAGACTCGTGTTCGCAACCGTTGCGAAATTTCGGGCCGCCCGCGCGCCTATTACCGCAAACTGCGCATGTCGCGTATTGCGCTGCGTGAACTCGGCAATTTCGGCAAGGTGCCGGGCATTGTCAAGTCGAGCTGGTAA
- the rplX gene encoding 50S ribosomal protein L24 yields the protein MKKIRKGDKVVVLAGKDKGRTGEVILMLPKEDRAVVRGVNVIKRHQRQTQTQEAGIISKEASLHLSNLAIVDKDGKPTRVGFQVVDGKKVRVAKTSGEVIDG from the coding sequence ATGAAAAAGATCCGTAAAGGCGACAAGGTTGTCGTATTGGCCGGCAAGGACAAGGGCCGTACCGGCGAAGTCATTCTAATGCTGCCGAAGGAAGACCGTGCGGTCGTCCGTGGCGTCAACGTCATCAAGCGCCACCAGCGCCAGACGCAGACCCAGGAAGCTGGCATTATCAGCAAGGAAGCCTCGCTTCACCTGTCCAACCTCGCAATCGTCGACAAGGACGGTAAGCCGACCCGCGTCGGTTTTCAGGTTGTAGACGGCAAGAAGGTCCGCGTGGCGAAGACCTCGGGAGAAGTGATCGATGGCTGA
- the rplO gene encoding 50S ribosomal protein L15 has product MKLNEIKDNEGSTHSRKRLGRGIGSGTGKTGGRGVKGQKSRSGVAINGFEGGQMPIYRRLPKRGFNNIFASDYVVVSLERIQTAVDAGKLDATKTIDAAVLKAAGVIRRVKDGVRVLSDGELKAKLSLEVAGASKSAVEKIEKAGGSIKLLAAAAAVAE; this is encoded by the coding sequence ATGAAATTGAATGAGATCAAGGATAACGAAGGCTCGACCCATAGCCGCAAGCGCCTCGGCCGCGGCATCGGCTCCGGCACCGGTAAGACCGGTGGCCGTGGTGTGAAGGGTCAGAAGTCCCGTTCGGGCGTTGCTATCAACGGCTTCGAAGGCGGTCAGATGCCCATCTACCGTCGCCTGCCGAAGCGCGGTTTCAACAACATCTTCGCTTCCGATTATGTTGTCGTGTCGCTGGAGCGCATCCAGACCGCGGTTGACGCTGGCAAGCTCGACGCTACGAAGACCATCGATGCTGCCGTTCTCAAGGCTGCCGGTGTGATTCGCCGCGTCAAGGACGGCGTTCGGGTTCTCTCGGACGGTGAACTGAAGGCGAAGCTTTCGCTGGAAGTTGCCGGCGCCTCCAAGTCGGCGGTCGAAAAGATCGAAAAGGCTGGCGGTTCCATCAAGCTGCTCGCAGCAGCAGCTGCTGTCGCAGAATAA
- the rplN gene encoding 50S ribosomal protein L14, with translation MIQMQTNLDVADNSGARRVMCIKVLGGSKRKYASIGDVIVVSIKEAIPRGRVKKGDVMKAVVVRTAKDIRRPDGSVIRFDTNAAVLIDNKKEPIGTRIFGPVPRELRAKNHMKIISLAPEVL, from the coding sequence ATGATTCAGATGCAAACAAACCTCGACGTGGCGGATAATTCCGGCGCACGTCGTGTCATGTGCATCAAGGTGCTGGGCGGTTCGAAGCGCAAGTATGCCTCGATCGGCGACGTTATCGTCGTTTCGATCAAGGAAGCCATTCCGCGCGGCCGCGTGAAGAAGGGTGACGTGATGAAGGCGGTTGTCGTTCGCACCGCTAAAGACATCCGTCGTCCGGATGGCAGCGTTATCCGCTTCGATACCAATGCAGCAGTCCTCATCGATAACAAAAAAGAGCCGATCGGCACCCGTATCTTCGGACCGGTTCCGCGCGAACTTCGCGCTAAGAACCATATGAAGATCATCTCGCTCGCTCCAGAAGTACTGTAA
- the rpsS gene encoding 30S ribosomal protein S19: MARSVWKGPFVDGYLLKKAEKVREGGRSEVIKIWSRRSTIMPQFVGLTFGVYNGSKHIPVSVNEDMVGHKFGEFAPTRTYYGHGADKKAKRK, encoded by the coding sequence GTGGCTCGTTCAGTATGGAAAGGTCCGTTTGTTGACGGCTATCTTCTCAAGAAGGCTGAGAAGGTACGCGAAGGCGGACGCAGTGAAGTAATCAAGATCTGGAGCCGTCGCTCCACGATCATGCCGCAGTTCGTTGGTCTTACCTTCGGCGTATACAACGGCAGCAAGCACATTCCGGTCAGTGTCAACGAAGACATGGTCGGTCACAAGTTCGGTGAGTTCGCCCCGACCCGCACCTACTACGGTCACGGCGCGGACAAGAAGGCGAAGAGGAAGTAA
- the rpsK gene encoding 30S ribosomal protein S11, producing the protein MAKEAVRVRRRERKNISSGVAHVNSTFNNTMITITDAQGNTIAWSSAGAKGFKGSRKSTPFAAQIAAEDCAKKAQEHGMKSLEVEVCGPGSGRESALRALQAAGFMITSIRDVTPIPHNGCRPRKKRRV; encoded by the coding sequence ATGGCCAAGGAAGCCGTACGCGTTCGCCGTCGCGAGCGTAAAAATATTTCGTCGGGCGTTGCGCACGTCAATTCGACCTTCAACAACACGATGATCACCATCACCGACGCACAGGGCAACACGATTGCCTGGTCGTCCGCTGGTGCCAAGGGCTTTAAGGGTTCGCGCAAGTCGACCCCGTTCGCTGCCCAGATCGCTGCTGAAGACTGCGCCAAGAAGGCCCAGGAACATGGCATGAAGTCGCTGGAAGTTGAAGTTTGCGGTCCGGGTTCCGGTCGTGAATCCGCTCTGCGCGCGCTCCAGGCTGCTGGTTTCATGATTACGTCCATCCGCGACGTAACGCCGATCCCGCACAATGGTTGCCGCCCGCGCAAGAAGCGCCGCGTCTGA
- the secY gene encoding preprotein translocase subunit SecY, protein MASAAEQLASNLNFSTFAKAEDLKKRLWFTLGALLVYRLGTHIPLPGLNPAAYAQAFSNQSGGILGLFNMFSGGAVQRMAIFALGIMPYISASIIVQLMTSVVPALENLKKEGEQGRKIINQYTRYGTVLLGALQAYGIAIGLEHGNGVVLDPGWFFRISTVITLLGGTMFLMWLGEQVTSRGIGNGISLIIFAGIAAGLPTALAGTLELGRTGALSTGLILLVLIVAVLVIALIVFVERAQRRLLIQYPKRQVGTRMFQGDTSHLPLKLNTSGVIPAIFASSLLLLPATIAGLGTNTALPAWVTSIVAALGHGQPLYMVLYAALIAFFAFFYTALVFNPKDTADNLKKHGGFIPGIRPGDRTAEYIDYVLTRITVIGALYLVFVCILPEILVSQTGIPLALGGTSLLIVVSVTLDTVAQIQGHLIAQQYEGLIKKSKLRGGKRGR, encoded by the coding sequence ATGGCTTCTGCAGCGGAACAATTGGCGTCCAATCTCAATTTCTCGACCTTTGCCAAAGCCGAGGATCTCAAGAAGCGCTTGTGGTTCACGCTCGGTGCTCTCCTCGTTTATCGACTGGGGACACATATCCCGCTTCCGGGCCTCAACCCGGCGGCTTACGCCCAGGCTTTCTCGAATCAGTCTGGCGGCATTCTCGGCCTCTTCAACATGTTTTCCGGCGGCGCCGTCCAGCGTATGGCGATTTTCGCGCTCGGTATCATGCCCTACATCTCCGCTTCGATCATCGTGCAGCTCATGACCTCGGTCGTGCCGGCGCTCGAAAATCTGAAGAAGGAAGGCGAGCAGGGCCGCAAGATCATCAACCAGTACACCCGCTACGGCACCGTGTTGCTCGGCGCATTGCAGGCCTATGGCATTGCGATCGGCCTCGAGCATGGCAATGGCGTTGTTCTTGATCCGGGCTGGTTCTTCCGTATTTCCACCGTCATCACGCTGCTCGGCGGCACGATGTTCCTGATGTGGCTTGGCGAGCAGGTTACCTCGCGTGGTATCGGCAACGGTATTTCGCTGATCATCTTTGCAGGCATTGCAGCCGGTCTGCCGACGGCACTTGCCGGCACGCTCGAACTCGGCCGTACCGGCGCTCTGTCGACGGGCCTCATTCTCCTCGTGCTTATCGTGGCTGTTCTGGTCATCGCGCTGATCGTCTTCGTTGAGCGCGCCCAGCGCCGCCTGTTGATCCAGTATCCGAAGCGCCAGGTCGGTACCCGCATGTTCCAGGGTGACACCTCGCATCTGCCGCTGAAGCTCAACACCTCGGGCGTTATCCCAGCGATCTTCGCATCGTCGCTGCTGCTCCTGCCTGCGACCATCGCCGGTCTTGGCACCAACACGGCACTGCCGGCCTGGGTCACCTCGATCGTTGCGGCTCTTGGTCACGGCCAGCCGCTCTACATGGTACTCTACGCCGCCCTGATCGCCTTCTTCGCCTTCTTCTATACCGCCCTGGTCTTCAATCCGAAGGACACGGCCGACAATCTGAAGAAGCATGGTGGCTTCATCCCGGGCATCCGTCCGGGCGATCGCACCGCCGAATATATCGACTATGTGCTCACCCGCATCACGGTTATCGGCGCTCTCTATCTCGTCTTCGTCTGCATTCTGCCCGAAATTCTTGTGTCCCAGACCGGTATTCCGTTGGCTCTGGGTGGCACTTCGCTTCTGATCGTGGTTAGCGTAACGCTGGATACGGTGGCACAGATTCAGGGTCACCTGATCGCACAGCAATACGAAGGCCTGATCAAGAAATCGAAGTTGCGTGGAGGAAAGAGGGGGCGATGA
- a CDS encoding adenylate kinase: MRLILLGPPGAGKGTQAQRIVEKHGIPQLSTGDMLRAAVAAGTEVGKRAKAVMDAGKLVSDEIVNAIVSERIDQPDCVKGFILDGFPRTLVQADATEAMLKAKGLGLSAVIEIKVDDAVLADRISGRYTCANCGAGYHDENLRPKVEGVCDRCGSTHFKRRADDNRETVVERLQVYYKETSPLIGYYYAKGKLQSVDGMSDIEHVTADIEAILSKL; encoded by the coding sequence ATGAGATTGATACTTTTAGGGCCGCCGGGTGCAGGTAAGGGAACCCAGGCCCAGCGTATCGTGGAAAAGCATGGCATTCCGCAGCTTTCCACGGGGGATATGCTGAGGGCTGCCGTGGCGGCCGGGACTGAAGTAGGTAAGCGCGCCAAGGCCGTCATGGACGCCGGCAAGCTTGTTTCAGACGAGATCGTCAATGCCATCGTGTCCGAGCGAATCGATCAACCGGATTGCGTCAAGGGGTTCATCCTCGATGGTTTTCCGCGCACGCTCGTTCAGGCTGATGCGACGGAAGCGATGTTGAAGGCGAAGGGTCTTGGGCTCTCCGCCGTGATCGAGATCAAGGTCGATGACGCCGTGCTCGCCGATCGTATTTCGGGCCGTTATACCTGCGCCAACTGCGGCGCTGGCTATCACGACGAAAACCTGAGGCCGAAGGTGGAGGGTGTGTGTGACCGTTGCGGTTCCACCCATTTCAAACGTCGGGCCGACGACAACAGAGAAACGGTCGTCGAGCGCCTGCAGGTCTACTACAAGGAAACCTCGCCGCTCATCGGCTACTATTATGCCAAGGGCAAGCTTCAGTCGGTCGATGGCATGTCGGATATCGAACATGTGACGGCCGATATCGAGGCAATCCTCTCTAAGCTTTAG
- the rpmC gene encoding 50S ribosomal protein L29, translating into MKAADVRALSADQLKDELAKLKKEQFNLRFQKATGQLEKSSRIDEVRKDIARVKTIARQKAAEAKA; encoded by the coding sequence ATGAAAGCCGCAGATGTTCGCGCCCTGAGCGCCGACCAACTCAAGGACGAGCTTGCCAAGCTGAAGAAGGAGCAGTTCAATCTGCGCTTTCAGAAGGCGACTGGTCAGCTTGAGAAGTCCTCGCGCATCGACGAAGTCCGCAAGGATATCGCTCGCGTGAAAACCATTGCCCGCCAGAAGGCGGCAGAAGCAAAGGCCTAA
- the rplB gene encoding 50S ribosomal protein L2 yields the protein MALKTFNPTTPSQRQLVIVDRSSLYKGKPVKSLTEGLSSKGGRNNTGRITVRFQGGGHKRTYRLVDFKRRKFDIEATVQRIEYDPNRTAYIALVKYADGDQAYILAPQRLTTGDKVIASEKAVDVKPGNTMPLQFIPVGSIIHNVEMKPGKGGQIARSAGGYAQLVGRDQGMAILRLNSGEQRLVHGTCLATIGAVSNPDHGNINDGKAGRSRWRGKKPHVRGVVMNPVDHPHGGGEGRTSGGRHPVTPWGKPTKGKRTRSNKSTDKMIMRSRHQRKK from the coding sequence ATGGCATTGAAAACATTCAATCCGACGACCCCGAGCCAGCGTCAGCTGGTCATCGTTGATCGCTCGTCCCTCTACAAGGGCAAGCCGGTCAAGTCGCTGACGGAAGGTCTGAGCTCCAAGGGTGGTCGTAACAACACCGGTCGCATTACCGTGCGTTTCCAGGGTGGCGGTCACAAGCGTACCTACCGTCTGGTGGACTTCAAGCGTCGTAAGTTCGACATTGAAGCAACCGTTCAGCGTATCGAATACGACCCGAACCGTACCGCATACATCGCTCTGGTGAAGTATGCTGATGGCGATCAGGCCTATATCCTTGCGCCGCAGCGTTTGACGACCGGCGACAAGGTCATCGCCTCCGAAAAGGCCGTGGACGTGAAGCCAGGCAACACCATGCCGCTTCAGTTCATCCCGGTCGGCTCCATCATCCACAATGTGGAAATGAAGCCGGGCAAGGGTGGTCAGATCGCTCGCTCTGCTGGCGGTTACGCCCAGCTCGTCGGTCGTGACCAGGGCATGGCAATCCTTCGCCTGAACTCCGGCGAACAGCGCCTCGTGCACGGCACTTGCCTTGCAACGATCGGTGCCGTTTCCAACCCGGACCATGGCAACATCAACGATGGCAAGGCCGGTCGTTCGCGTTGGCGCGGTAAGAAGCCGCACGTTCGCGGCGTCGTCATGAACCCAGTCGACCATCCGCACGGCGGTGGTGAAGGCCGGACCTCCGGTGGTCGCCATCCGGTGACCCCATGGGGCAAGCCGACTAAGGGCAAGCGCACGCGGTCGAACAAGTCGACCGATAAAATGATTATGCGCTCGCGCCATCAGCGCAAGAAGTAA